The genomic DNA AAACGGATTATGCACTTTTATCAACGCCTGCAACCGAGGTTGGAAATAAAGGATGGACAGCACGGCCAGATAACTCAGCTGGAAACCTATGTCGAATAAGTACAAGGGTTCATAAACCAACATGCAAAAAGCGGAAGCCGCCAATATATTATAACGCTCCGCCCTCCTATCCAACACTCCGCCCGTCAGATACATTGTAAGCATCAACGCTGCCCTCACAGAAGAGGCCGCCAAGCCCGTTATCGCAACAAATCCCCACAATAGCACAAGCAGCGAGATGTAGCGAATCCACCGGCAACATCCATTCCTGGAGAGAAAAGAAAAAAGAAAAGATAAAAAGCCACAGACGATTGCCACATGAAAGCCGCTTACGGCCAGGATATGTGCTACCCCCGTAACCGAAAAACGGTTCCGCACCTCCCGACTCATAGCTTGCCGGTAACCGACAGTAATAGTGGCCAGTACAGATTTTTCTTCATCGGTCAGATTTAGTTTTTCGATCGGCTCCAATAATCGTTGCTGTTCTTCCCGCGCCCAACGGGAAAGAAGGGAAGTCGGATGTTCCGACGAGGCTTCAAACTGCGAATAAGCAGTCTTTTGTATCGAGAGGAAAAGCAACAGAGACAAGAATACCGCTCCCCACAGCCAACGGGTTTCATAACAAAAATGCTCCTGCCCTCTCAAGGCAAGACCGGCTGTGGTAAGGATAATAACAGGGAGCAATAGTAATACCCAGGAATAAGTACAACACGAAAAAACGGTCTGTAGTATAGCCCCCGCAATCCAGACAAGCAGCGGACGGGCAAAGGGACGGATCTGTAATTCTTTTATCATAATGTAAGGTTTTGAAATGGTTGGTTTAAGGCTTGATGGTATTACACAAAGGGCATCATTCCGTAGGGGCAGGGTCTACTCTGGCCATTGCATCCAATAAAGGTACGATTTCTGATTGGGCGGAGTAGAACCCCGCCCTACGAGTCGACATTATAAATCTTTCAGTTCTCGGATCGTCTTCAACGGATCAGGGGAACGGAAAACAAAACTACCGGCAACCAGCACGTCCGCCCCCACCTCAAGCAAAGGTTTCGCCGTCTGCATATTGACACCGCCATCGACTTCGATCAAGGTATTCAACCCTTTTGCCAGGATCATATCTTTCAGACGAGCTGTTTTATCTATCGAATGTTCAATAAACTTTTGCCCTCCATAACCCGGATTTACCGACATGAGCAATACCATATCCAAATCCTGCAAGATATCTTCCAACAGGGAAATCGGCGTATGCGGATTCAATGTAACAGCCGCCTTCATTCCCGCCTCTTTGATCGCCGCCACCGTACGGTGCAGATGTGTACAAGCCTCATAATGCACATTCATCATATAAGCGCCCGTAGCCGCCACTTCCGGAATGAACTTTTGCGGTTCCACGATCATCAGATGTACATCCATCGGTTTCTTGCAAATTGGCTTCAACGCTTCCAGAACCGGAAAACCAAACGATATATTAGGAACGAACACACCGTCCATTATATCCAGATGCAACCAATCAGCATCACTCTCGTTGATCATTTCCACTTCCCGCTGCAGGTTCAGAAAATCAGCAGCTAACAGAGAAGGTGCTATTTTATGTTTCATACTCTTTTTGCTTTTCTGCAAGACGACGTCAGTTCATTACTAAACCACAGAGTTCCGTGCGTAAAGCGGGTTCTGAATGATAAACCCTCGCAAATTGGGTAAGGAAATCAAGTGTTTGCCGACGCGGCATTGTTTTCCTTTCTTTTCGGTTTCTGTTTGTTTTATTTTCTATTTCATTCATACATTGAGTAGAAAGTCTCTTCATAGGCAACTCGTTTTTTATCTTGTTTGATAATAAAACGGGCAAGCTATCTCCTTATTGTATGACAAGAAAATAAATTTTCAACTTTTAGAGCCTGTTTAAATTTCTCTGAAATAAATTTTGCATAGCTCTCATCGACCTGCTTTATTCTATTATAGGATTATTTTGAAAAACAACTGTCATACTATCACTAATTTCCTTTTATCAATTGAATATCAATAGACACAAGCAATGATAGTAGGTATGACGGATGCCTATTCCATCTATCATACTATCACTAACCGCCTGTCCAAGATTCTTCTTCACATGACTTATTTTCAATAACATAATAAGATAAACCCATTGCCACCCGGGTCTCGATACCATTCACACTCGGATGTCAAGACCGTTCACATCCGGGTGTAAAAAGCCTGTAAACGGGAATCTTCGGCACTTTTTCTGACTGTTTGAAGCAAAATAAGTCACCTGTTTCAACAAAAAAGACGGCATCTCCTACAGAAAAACATCCTCAATACAACTCTCACAACCAACAAATGCAAAATTTAAACAGGCTCTTATTATCAAGCCATTGACAGCTCGATACTGTTTTCTTCCGCCATACGACGCATATTCAAGATCGCATAACGCATACGTCCCAAAGCCGTATTGATGCTTACACCTGTAATATCGGCAATTTCTTTAAAACTGAGATCTTGATAGTAACGCATTTCCAATACTTCGCGTTGGCTGTCGGGAAGGTGCTTCACCAACTTTTTCACATCAGACAATACCTGACGGCGTACGATGTTATCTTCGATCGTGCCGTCGCAAAGTTTGATATTATTGAATAGATCCACTTCCACTTCATCATTTGAAACCGTATTTTCACTGCGTTCCTGACGGAAGTTATCGATAATCAGGTTATGAGCAATGCGGGTAATCCATGCTTTAAACTTACCGTTTTCGGTATAACGGCCTTGTTTAATGGTCATAATCACCTTGACAAAAGTCTCCTGAAAGATATCTTCTGTGAGATCTTTGTTATGGACTATAAAGTAAATGTAGGAGTGTATGCTACTTTTGTAACGATTCAACAATACATCGAAAGCAGCATTATTACCTTCTGCATAAAGAACGACCAGCTCTTCGTCAGTCATCATTCTTAAAGTCTTCATTACTTCTATATTTTTAGTTTTTTCTTGAGTAATGTTTATGCTATAGGCAACGATATTTAAAATTGTTAGACAATAATATTATTTATATTTACAAAGGCAAAAGAACAAAAAGTATTTTAAATAGGCAAACATTTCCTTTATTTTTACATAAAAAAGCCCCCTGACCGTACGTTTTATGTACGAACAGGGGGCTTTTAAGAACAAACTATGATTTTTAGAACTTATAGCCTAATGTAAGAGCAACCTTTGTCGTGTTTGTCTTCAATGTTGCGGGAATGGATTCTACCAGAACATTTCCATCACCATCATAAATATTAGAGAAAGGATAAACATCTTCCTTTTGCATCCGATAGACACAAGCCAAATCTGCATAGAAATTAGGTGTAAAACGATATCCCAAGCCAACTGTAATATATCCCACATTACGATCAACCGTATATGCAGTATTCGTACCAGTAGTGGATATTTCGTTCAATGCCATAACACCATCACCTTTCTCATCATACAACAATGTGCTTTTTGCCGGACTGTGCTGCCAAGCCCCACCGGCACGTATGGCAAATTGAGGCGTAATCTTCACTTCCGTACCCATCTTCAACAAACCGCCCAAACCAAAATCTTCTTTGATATAGTCATTATCCACAGTTCCTTGCCACCCTTCAACTTCTCCAGCCCAGCCGGATAGATGCATTGCCTTATATCTTGTCAATTCATAATCGACACTAATCAGCGCCGTTTGTCCGATAATTGCAGCAGCACTAAAAATCCAACGATCAGAAGTACGCAGCCGATATTCAGTAAAAGCTCCGTCCGGAGTAGAAGTAAACGAGTTCAAATTCGGAGTCTCAGCTTTTGGATCATTTGCAAAAAAACCTTCGATATAAGCGCCAGCCTCTGCCCTATAATAGTTTTTCATCTTATACCATGTGGGAGAATTATAGGCAACCCCTAATCGTAAAAAGTCGGAAGGTCTTGCAATTACTCCTAAATTAAAAGAACATCCCGTACCATCCACAGATGAATAATTATCCAAAAACAAGTTATCACTGTTAGCGGCATTGTTATTGGCAAAGCCAAAATTCTCATCATAAACAGAACTCAAATGATAATTCAAATCCGTCACAGAAACAGTCGCACCGATAAACACAGCATTGGAAATATTGGTTGCCAAAGAAAAATCATATTTATCCACTGCTCCGCTTTCATTCACATACATATCAGCTTGCTGTACCTCCCAGTTCTGCCATGTTCCATCTACACCTGTTCCAAAAGAACTATGAAAACCTCCTTTTTGAGAAGGATTTGCAGATCCAATTATATAGGTATCATATCCCATAACGGAAAGCCAATCCTGATTCATATAAGGATCATGTGAATCTGAAATAAGAAGATCATTTCCTGTTACTCCAGCACGATTAGTTAAAGTTGCAATATAGTCCGACAAAGAAAATCCACCAGGACCGCGTCCCATACGGTAACGACGATTAAAATTTTTCACCCGGTTATAGGCAAAACCCACATTCCATCCAATCAACCCTTCATCGTTTCCAGTCGGGAAATATCCTACATAAGCGATATTATCGAAATTGAACTTTGTCCGGTTTTCATCCATCTTAGTTCCCGACCATTCTGTATTTGTCTTCATCGAAGACAAACTCAATGTTGTAACAATCTCTGAGCTACGATAAATACCTAACCCTGCCGGATTTCCCCCCATAGCAGAAATATCACCACCTAATGCACCAAAAGCTCCTCCCATTCCTAAATATCGAGCAGTACCGCTCAAATCATATTGAGAAAACTTATAAGCATCCATTTCCCCTTGTGCAAATACAGCACCACCACTTAACAAAAAGGCAGATGCCAATATACAAATCGCTTTTTTCATCACTTCTACTATTTTCTTATACCTTATAATTAAGTGAGGACACGCCAATCACATGTCCTCAATATAAATTATTCATACTTGTATTATCTCGAACGACCACCGCTTGAACGTCCACCGCTCGAACGACCGCCTCCACTATAACCACCGCCACTCGAACGGCTGCCACCTCCCGAATAAGTACTGATACTTGAACGGTTGCCACTACTTCTTGAAGGCGTATAAGTACTCCTCATCTGCGAACCACTATCATAGGAACGAGTGCTGATATTGCTCCTGCTTGTTCCTGTGTATTGGCGGTTGCTCGAACGTATCGAATTTGTTCCAATGCTGTTTTCACGTGATATCCTTGTGCGGCTTGAAGACGCGTTAATATCCGTACGACTACGCCCGGTCACCTGATTTCTATTCGTAACCGCCCTTCGGCTACTTCTGTTCGAATTTACGCCTGTACCAGAAGACGAACGAAGAGAAGATGCAGAAGAACGAGTTCCACTATTTCGCAAGGAAGACGAAGAGCGACTGCCACTACTTCGCAAAGAAGATGCAGAACGAGTCCCGCTTGAAGCCATCGAACTCCGCGAACCAGAAGAACGATAACCAGAACTTCTACCGCCGGAACCTGTTGTTCTCAACCCTGCAGAATAATGTCTATACGGTGAAGCATAGTAATGATGATGATGGTGATGATGTCCCCAGTAGCCACCACCCCAATAACCGGGTCCCCAATAACTCGGACCCCAACCCCAAGACGGGCCCCAGTAGCCGGCATAGAAACCACCCCAACCCCAGCCGAAACCGAAGGACGGACCGTAGCCCCAATAGCGGGCCGGGCTGTAAATCCAGGGATCATACCAACCGCCGTACCAGCCACCATACCATCCGCTGTACCACGGATCATAGTAACCGCCCCAGCCATTGCCGATGTTCACATTGACACTTACGTTGGTACTGCCGTTGGAATAATCCGTATCGTAGCCATAAGCATAATATCCGTCACTCAGATACAGATCGACTTGGTCTGCTCCGGCAATCGTAATCTTGCTCGGCGAATGGTAACGGATGATACGCTCGGTATATTCCGTATCCGAACGACGTTCCTTTTTAGAATCGGAAGCGACAGTTTTTTCATTATCCATATCGTCGTTATATTCGGCCAAGATTTCACCGTCTGAATCTTCATCATACGGCTCCTCCACGTCAACCGAAGTATAGCGACGGTTATATTCATCTACATCTCGTTCTTCATCAGACACAGCACTTTTTCTTTTGCTGGTACTGTATGTAGACGTCATCGTAGTACGTTCAGCATCCTCTTTAGGCTGTATGACCTTCTCTTCTGTTTTTTCTTTTTTATCTTTTTTGCTGGAAGAGAAATACACATCATCAAAGAACTCCTCCTGGGCTGCGGCACTGAAGCCTACCAGAAGCATCACCATCAAAGATGTTAATTTCATGGGTTTCATATTCGTTTCTCCTCTACTTTATAATATTTCTATTCTTTAGACTAAATACAAGGGGGTAGGTTTAATACCCCTTCTGTCTCACTAATAAAAACCATCCATTTTATTCACAAATATAGCTGTTTCCAAATAGTTTCCAAGCATTTATATATACTTTAACCATCCGGACAGCTTCATCGTCCAATAATCTCCATTATAGATAAGATGCTTTGGAAAAAAGAAACGCTGCACAACATACAGAAATGACCGTGTATCAAAAATGTCAAGACCACCCCATGTAAATAGGATTATATAAGACATGCATTTTGAAACAACATTTGCGGGTAATATATTTTTTCACCTTTCTACCCGCCAGGCAAAATACAGACTCTACTTACTAAATGATAAACGTGTAAAAAACAAATGTTATTTCACAGAGGCGCGTATCCGGCTAAGCGACTGCGGGGTAATTTGCAGGAATAAAGCAATATGCTTCAACGGGACCCGTTGGAAAAGGTCCGGGCGCGTACGCAACAAGGTCTCGTATTGCTCACGGACATCACTCCAACTGTCTCAATTTTCGGTTCCGCTTATATAACGCGACAACATATCTCGCATCCGCCCGATCGCTTTCTGTAACTGTACATCGACCGTATTGACGCTTATGCCCAAGTCTTTCGCTACCTCGGCATAAGACTGCTTTTCTTCACGTACACGGATAAATATTTCACGACATCGCTCCGGCAGGCGATCGAGGGCCTTGACATAGTGGGCGAAAAGTTCCTCACTGACCAAGATGTCTTCCGGCGATTCACCGGAGATGGACACACCGTCAAAAGCATCCGCCGTCATGTCTTTCCGGCGTTGTTCCTTTTCGAGATAGTTCAGAGAGGCATTTTTTATCGTGATAAAGAAATAATCTTCCAAATTGGCTATATGGTGCAAAGACTCGCGACGTTCCCATATTTTCAGGAATACATCGAGGACGACCTCCTGTGCCCACTCTTCCGTATGCAGATAGTAGTAGGCTATACGAAAGAAACGGTCGAAGCAAAGATTATAAAAGCTACGCAGAGCAGTCTGGGAATTCTCCTCTTCGATCCGCCTTAAATATTTCCTTATCTCCTGCTCTGTCATCGTCTCATCTTAGTATAACCTGCGCAAAAATAGTCAAATTTTCAAACTATGTCCATCATAATAAAAAAATCCAGGGACGAAGCATAGGGTATTTGCCGGCTGAACCATCTTAGTAATACAAGCACGAGTATTTACTTATTAAACTATATGAGATATGAAAGCGATGCATAAACAACTATGGGGATACTTGCTCATTACACTGTCGCTGGCGGGATTCACGCCTTTACAGGCACAAACGGATTCGGCTGACGAAGGGGGTTACATCACGGTCAGTGGTATCGTAAAAGACAAAAAGAGCAAAAAGAGCCTGGAATATGTCAATATTTCTATTCCGGGCAGTACGACCGGCACGGTCACGAACGCCGACGGTGAGTTTTCTTTCAAGGTAAAGGATTCCATCCATGCCAAAGAAGTGGAGATTTCGCACCTCGGATATTTCAACAGTAAAATAGAACTCAACGGCAAGGATGTGGAAGAACAGACCGTGTGGCTGACCCCCTACACGAATATGCTCGACGAAGTTATCATCCATGCCCGCGATCCTCGTTACTTGGTGGAAGAAGCAATCAAAAAGATTCCGGCCAACTACAGTTCGAAGCATAGCCTCCTAACCGGATTCTATCGTGAAACGGCCCAGAAAGGGCGCCGGTATATCAACATCTCGGAAGCGGTGATCGATATCTACAAGACTCCTTATGACGAGGGAGTAGACCGCGATCGCGTACAGATATTCAAAGGGCGCAAGCTGCTCAGCCAGAAAGCAAGCGACACATTGGCCGTCAAACTGCTGGGAGGCCCGAACCTATCCGTCTATGTGGACGTGGTGAAGAATCCGGATGTACTGCTCGACCTGGAAAGCCTGCCTTACTATAAATTCCGGATGGAAGAATCGACAACGATCAACGACCGGCCACAATACGTTATCAATTTCGAGCCGCAAGCCATATTACCGTATGCGCTTTATTATGGAAAACTATACATCGACAAGGAACGGCTCTCTTTCACGCGGGCCGAATTCTTTCTCGACATGAACGACCGCAACAAGGCCACGCAGGCGATCCTCCGGAAAAAGCCGTTCGGGTTACGGTTCAAACCGGTCGAAGTCTCGTTCCTGGTCAACTATAAGGAACGCAATGGGCTGACTTATCTGAGTTACATCCGTAACGGCGTCCGCTTCAAATGCGACTGGAAACGCAAATTGTTCTCAACCAATTACACCATCCTTTCGGAGATGGTCGTAACGGATGGCAAGGAAAGCGGCATAAACACTATTCCCTACAAGATGGCATTCAGATCCAACCAGTCCTTATCGGACAAGGTTTCCAATTTTGCCGATGAAGGTTTCTGGGGTTCCTACAATATCATCGAGCCGACAGAATCATTGGAACACGCTGTCAACAAACTGAAGAAGCAACATAGGTAATGTGCCAATTTGCCAATGAGCAGATTAATGTATAAATTAGCAACATTTCTCAATTGGCACATTGAATAATTATTAAACATGAAAGACCTGCTTACACTTACAAAGATCAAAAATGGAGACGTCAAAGCTTTTGAACAAGTATTCCGTCTGTATTATATGCCTCTTTGTATGTTTGCAGCCAGCATAACCGGAAGAATGGATATTGCGGAAGAGATCGTACAAGAATTATTCTATGTGTTTTGGAAGGAAAGGGAACGGTTACAATTGTTTCATACGATAAAAAGCTATTTGTATGGGGCCGTGCGTAACCAATCCCTCCAGTACTGGGAACACCAGGATGTACGCAACCGTTATCGGGATGCCATCCTCTCCCACCCGGATAAAGACGACACACCGGACGACCCACAGGAGCAGATCGAATACAAGGAACTGGAAGCTCTGGTAAACCGGACACTCGAAAAGCTTCCCGAACGTCGTCTCCGCATATTCCGGATGCATCGTTTCGAAGGAAAGAAATATGCGGAAATCGCATCCAACCTCTCCCTTTCAGTCAAAACAGTCGAGGCCGAAATGACGAAAGCACTCCGAACACTACGAGACGAATTAGAGATTTACATGAAATATGATTGAAACAGAAAGAAATAAAAGAAAAACAGACCGGGCCTGGAATACGTTGTACCAACGTCTGGATGAAGAAGGTTTGCTTTCGGGCAGACCGGCTTCGCCATTCAGAAGCCCTGCATGGAAAAGAGGAGTAGCCGCTGCTGCCGTCGCCCTTCTTTGCCTGCTTATCTCTGTCACCTACCTGAACAGGTCTGGGCAGGATACCGATCCGAACCTGCTCACCCGTCAGAACAGTGAGACGGCAACGACATTGGTAACCACCCTTGAGGATGGTTCCGTGGTCTACCTGGCAGGAAATACTTCATTGAAGTTTCCTGAACATTTCTCATCCGACCGACGGGAAGTGAGCTTGCAAGGGAATGCCCTGTTCGATGTAGCCGGCAACCACAAGCGGCCGTTCATAATTGAAACCGAAGATACACGTATCGAAGTGTTAGGGACGGCCTTCAATGTGAAAAGTAACGATAGCTCTCCTTTCGAACTGTCTGTACAGCGAGGGGAAGTAAAAGTGACGTTGAAGAAGGACGGACAGGACATCCATGTAAAAGCCGGAGAAACCGTCACGCTCCTCTCCCGGAGACTACAATTGAGCATGACGCCCGATCCGGCACTATTCGACCGTTATACCAAACGAATCAGGTTCAAAGACGAAAAATTAGGCAATATCCTGCGGGTGATCAATCTGCAAAATCCGGATATCCGGTTGGAAACGACACCAGAGCTATGGAACCGGACGCTTACCGTCACCTTCTCCAATGATACACCCGAAGCGATGGCTGAACTGATCTGCCTTGCCCTCGATTTGAAGAAAACACGACAGGACAACATGATCCTTTTATTCAATTGACAATTAAATGTTATTTATATAGTGAAGCTAATGATTCAGATTTTTCGCCTTCTCTGTCTGTGCTTTTGGATGCTTTTGCTTCCGACAGGCCTGTTATGCGCAGAGGGAGGCGATGATGTTTTGGCCCGCATGATTCACTTATCCAAAGAAAAAAATACCGTCTACCGCCTGCTTGACAAAGTATCGGAACAAACCGGCTTTCTCTTTATCTATGACAGCAAGCTGATCGATAATGAAAAAACGGTACGCATCCCGAAAGGAGACTACACCATCCGGCAGGCAATTTACCTGATCACAGGAAACAAAGAACTGAGCTTGCGTGTGATAGGCGATCACATCCTGATCTCCGGGCCGCAACCTGCCAGGCAAACAGCCATTCCCGAGACCATTCCTCCGAAAGAGGCAGACAACTATTTTATTGTCAAAGGAATCCTACAAGACCAACAGACGAATGAACCGATCAAGGCGGGCACTATAGGAGTCCTTGCTACTTCAATCGGCAGCATCACCAATGCAAACGGGGAGTTCCGGCTCACGCTGCCCGACTCGCTTCGCCGGTCTACGCTCTACTTCTCCCACTTAGGCTACGAACCCCGCAAGATAGAGGCCTCTCTTCTCGCCGGACAACACACGGTGATCACGCTCGATGCCAAAATAATCCCGATCCAAGAAGTCGTAGTGCGCATCGTCAACCCACTCCGCCTGCTTCGAGACATGAAAGAAAACATCCGGAAAAACTACCCGCAATCACCCGCTTACCTGACTACTTTCTACCGGGAAGGAATCGAACGAAAAAATAAATTCGTAGGATTGACGGAAGCTGTATTCAAAATTTACAAATCGGCCTACAAGCCCAATCCGGCACCGGACCAGGTCAAACTGCTCAAAATGCGCCGGATCATCAGCCAGCAGGAAAAAGACACGATCATCGCCCGGATGAAGTCGGGAATCAACGCCAGCCTGAGCCTGGACTTGATAAAAGAATTGCCTGACTTCCTTCTGACAGATGAAAAGATAGAGTCTTATATGTATGCATCTTCCGATATCGCCGTGATCGACGACCGGTTAGCCCATGTGATCTATTTCGAACAAAAAGGAAACATCAACTCCGCCCTTTACCGGGGAGAACTGTATATCGACACGGAAAACAACGCATTGCTCCGCGCCCATTTCGAAATCAACCCCAAATACATTAAACAGGCTACCGGGATGCTGGTGGAGAAAAAGAGTCGCAACCTAAAGATCACTCCCCAAAAAGTGATCTATACCGTAACATACAAACCTTACAACGGCCAATATTACATCAACCATGTCCGAGGCGACCTCTTTTTCAGGATAAAGAAAAGGAAACAACTGTTCGGAACTTTCCCATTGCATACCTGGTTCGAGATGGTTACCTGCAAAATAGACACGAACCGAGTAAGCCGCTTTGCCCGTAGCGAAGCATTACCGACACGGACAATCTTTGCGGAAACCCGATTTACTTACGATGAAAAGTTCTGGGGCAACTTCAACATGATCCCACCTGAAGAAAAACTCAATGATGCGATTGGGAAAATATCGTCAAAAATAGAAGAAACGGAAGAGTAACCCTCTAAAAATCATAAAGAGGACCTTTTCTCAAAGGTCCTCTTTATAGGTTTTAATAGGTATTAGTCTTTAAGGCAAAAAGATTGTTTAGGTTATCTGCTTACAAAGATGAGGCATTTTAAATTACTGAACAAATAAAAAAAGATATTATAAAACACATTTTTAAGATTATCGAAACTTATTTGCAGCTTCTTC from Parabacteroides merdae ATCC 43184 includes the following:
- a CDS encoding OmpP1/FadL family transporter, which gives rise to MKKAICILASAFLLSGGAVFAQGEMDAYKFSQYDLSGTARYLGMGGAFGALGGDISAMGGNPAGLGIYRSSEIVTTLSLSSMKTNTEWSGTKMDENRTKFNFDNIAYVGYFPTGNDEGLIGWNVGFAYNRVKNFNRRYRMGRGPGGFSLSDYIATLTNRAGVTGNDLLISDSHDPYMNQDWLSVMGYDTYIIGSANPSQKGGFHSSFGTGVDGTWQNWEVQQADMYVNESGAVDKYDFSLATNISNAVFIGATVSVTDLNYHLSSVYDENFGFANNNAANSDNLFLDNYSSVDGTGCSFNLGVIARPSDFLRLGVAYNSPTWYKMKNYYRAEAGAYIEGFFANDPKAETPNLNSFTSTPDGAFTEYRLRTSDRWIFSAAAIIGQTALISVDYELTRYKAMHLSGWAGEVEGWQGTVDNDYIKEDFGLGGLLKMGTEVKITPQFAIRAGGAWQHSPAKSTLLYDEKGDGVMALNEISTTGTNTAYTVDRNVGYITVGLGYRFTPNFYADLACVYRMQKEDVYPFSNIYDGDGNVLVESIPATLKTNTTKVALTLGYKF
- a CDS encoding RNA polymerase sigma factor; translation: MKTLRMMTDEELVVLYAEGNNAAFDVLLNRYKSSIHSYIYFIVHNKDLTEDIFQETFVKVIMTIKQGRYTENGKFKAWITRIAHNLIIDNFRQERSENTVSNDEVEVDLFNNIKLCDGTIEDNIVRRQVLSDVKKLVKHLPDSQREVLEMRYYQDLSFKEIADITGVSINTALGRMRYAILNMRRMAEENSIELSMA
- a CDS encoding carboxypeptidase-like regulatory domain-containing protein, producing MKAMHKQLWGYLLITLSLAGFTPLQAQTDSADEGGYITVSGIVKDKKSKKSLEYVNISIPGSTTGTVTNADGEFSFKVKDSIHAKEVEISHLGYFNSKIELNGKDVEEQTVWLTPYTNMLDEVIIHARDPRYLVEEAIKKIPANYSSKHSLLTGFYRETAQKGRRYINISEAVIDIYKTPYDEGVDRDRVQIFKGRKLLSQKASDTLAVKLLGGPNLSVYVDVVKNPDVLLDLESLPYYKFRMEESTTINDRPQYVINFEPQAILPYALYYGKLYIDKERLSFTRAEFFLDMNDRNKATQAILRKKPFGLRFKPVEVSFLVNYKERNGLTYLSYIRNGVRFKCDWKRKLFSTNYTILSEMVVTDGKESGINTIPYKMAFRSNQSLSDKVSNFADEGFWGSYNIIEPTESLEHAVNKLKKQHR
- a CDS encoding RNA polymerase sigma-70 factor, with product MTEQEIRKYLRRIEEENSQTALRSFYNLCFDRFFRIAYYYLHTEEWAQEVVLDVFLKIWERRESLHHIANLEDYFFITIKNASLNYLEKEQRRKDMTADAFDGVSISGESPEDILVSEELFAHYVKALDRLPERCREIFIRVREEKQSYAEVAKDLGISVNTVDVQLQKAIGRMRDMLSRYISGTEN
- a CDS encoding FecR family protein, with amino-acid sequence MIETERNKRKTDRAWNTLYQRLDEEGLLSGRPASPFRSPAWKRGVAAAAVALLCLLISVTYLNRSGQDTDPNLLTRQNSETATTLVTTLEDGSVVYLAGNTSLKFPEHFSSDRREVSLQGNALFDVAGNHKRPFIIETEDTRIEVLGTAFNVKSNDSSPFELSVQRGEVKVTLKKDGQDIHVKAGETVTLLSRRLQLSMTPDPALFDRYTKRIRFKDEKLGNILRVINLQNPDIRLETTPELWNRTLTVTFSNDTPEAMAELICLALDLKKTRQDNMILLFN
- the rpe gene encoding ribulose-phosphate 3-epimerase produces the protein MKHKIAPSLLAADFLNLQREVEMINESDADWLHLDIMDGVFVPNISFGFPVLEALKPICKKPMDVHLMIVEPQKFIPEVAATGAYMMNVHYEACTHLHRTVAAIKEAGMKAAVTLNPHTPISLLEDILQDLDMVLLMSVNPGYGGQKFIEHSIDKTARLKDMILAKGLNTLIEVDGGVNMQTAKPLLEVGADVLVAGSFVFRSPDPLKTIRELKDL
- a CDS encoding STN and carboxypeptidase regulatory-like domain-containing protein; this translates as MIQIFRLLCLCFWMLLLPTGLLCAEGGDDVLARMIHLSKEKNTVYRLLDKVSEQTGFLFIYDSKLIDNEKTVRIPKGDYTIRQAIYLITGNKELSLRVIGDHILISGPQPARQTAIPETIPPKEADNYFIVKGILQDQQTNEPIKAGTIGVLATSIGSITNANGEFRLTLPDSLRRSTLYFSHLGYEPRKIEASLLAGQHTVITLDAKIIPIQEVVVRIVNPLRLLRDMKENIRKNYPQSPAYLTTFYREGIERKNKFVGLTEAVFKIYKSAYKPNPAPDQVKLLKMRRIISQQEKDTIIARMKSGINASLSLDLIKELPDFLLTDEKIESYMYASSDIAVIDDRLAHVIYFEQKGNINSALYRGELYIDTENNALLRAHFEINPKYIKQATGMLVEKKSRNLKITPQKVIYTVTYKPYNGQYYINHVRGDLFFRIKKRKQLFGTFPLHTWFEMVTCKIDTNRVSRFARSEALPTRTIFAETRFTYDEKFWGNFNMIPPEEKLNDAIGKISSKIEETEE
- a CDS encoding ComEC/Rec2 family competence protein is translated as MIKELQIRPFARPLLVWIAGAILQTVFSCCTYSWVLLLLPVIILTTAGLALRGQEHFCYETRWLWGAVFLSLLLFLSIQKTAYSQFEASSEHPTSLLSRWAREEQQRLLEPIEKLNLTDEEKSVLATITVGYRQAMSREVRNRFSVTGVAHILAVSGFHVAIVCGFLSFLFSFLSRNGCCRWIRYISLLVLLWGFVAITGLAASSVRAALMLTMYLTGGVLDRRAERYNILAASAFCMLVYEPLYLFDIGFQLSYLAVLSILYFQPRLQALIKVHNPFLRTPWGWVTVTLSAQAGTTFLCLYYFGQFSTVFLLTNLPLTFLATLLIPASLVYMFLPEWIPGYGWLQVGVEWLAHDLLWVVDAFSQVPGAVFSFRFDFPAMLVAYGMLLSILLYGHTGRSRYLLVILFLLLIILLVRVIEDLKQCGI
- a CDS encoding RNA polymerase sigma-70 factor encodes the protein MKDLLTLTKIKNGDVKAFEQVFRLYYMPLCMFAASITGRMDIAEEIVQELFYVFWKERERLQLFHTIKSYLYGAVRNQSLQYWEHQDVRNRYRDAILSHPDKDDTPDDPQEQIEYKELEALVNRTLEKLPERRLRIFRMHRFEGKKYAEIASNLSLSVKTVEAEMTKALRTLRDELEIYMKYD